In the genome of Desulfuromonas sp. DDH964, one region contains:
- a CDS encoding PilZ domain-containing protein translates to MSQPPKQQPETPAKGDLRKDLRAPLIIYRLRFDDGRRTFFGYSKNISRSGLFIATVNPREIGQRFEVEIPLPAPIGRTVRCTCEVVWNRQFDRRSLLEPGMGLRFIDLPDDVAQAIDIWAGAQET, encoded by the coding sequence ATGAGTCAGCCGCCGAAACAGCAGCCGGAAACACCCGCCAAGGGCGACCTGCGCAAGGACCTGCGCGCGCCGCTGATCATCTACCGCCTGCGATTTGACGATGGTCGGCGGACGTTTTTCGGTTATAGCAAGAATATCAGTCGCAGCGGGCTCTTTATTGCCACTGTCAATCCGCGCGAAATCGGCCAGCGTTTTGAGGTCGAGATTCCGCTCCCCGCGCCCATCGGCCGGACGGTACGCTGCACCTGCGAGGTGGTCTGGAACCGCCAGTTCGACCGTCGTTCGCTGCTTGAGCCCGGCATGGGACTGCGCTTTATCGATCTCCCCGACGACGTCGCCCAGGCGATCGATATCTGGGCCGGCGCCCAGGAGACCTGA
- a CDS encoding methyl-accepting chemotaxis protein: MFKALKLRWKILFGMIGLSVLALAVTLFIVSGLNQRQLAGAMQQRVEEVTNFVEQSIDFKEREISNYIKLLGRNTDLVNAVYYTALTGENTQIDKVVQGIQEIFQLDMVQVRDKQGEILLRTLTGNNEIPASTGVDHPLLQTALGGSEANGVTMFDGQLSIVSVAPVRLQNEVIGLLIGIDFLDDSFAGEIHALSGAEVAFYDSDGIVATSNPALRSLPLQEILQTGHGKTDIGGVPYALFTAKFGNDGRGLLMAIDSSQSVAARKHMQEVLFVILLVVSALATLVGLAISSNITRPLAEVVHNLEEIAQGEGDLTRALVVRSRDEVGILAENFNRFVARLREMVSRTRSVSGGLNEATEKIRLSSSQVNEGAVRQSQALEESFRAIKGIEESISGVAESTGFLVESAEESSSATLELGATIEEIASQMEKLFATVDEVSSSINEMSVASQQITENVEILSSSTEVTASSIIELDASIKEIEENAERTNQLSEEAAKDAQKGKEAVDATLEGINSIREMVDRASGAIQDLGSQSNAIGKILTVIDEVADQTSLLALNAAIIAAQAGEHGKGFAVVADEIRELAERTAVSTREIGAIIGNLQSGTRDAVSAMRAGSERVHQEVERSKGTGIALDKIRTSTTKATEQVRSIVRATQEQSRGSRQITDSINQVASMLGQIAAAIKQQTDGTKQLARAAEAMKEIASQGKLSTGEQAKGSRQINASMEKIRDMIERIDEATREQTQRSRQVVDAVGSLRGIAEGNAERTAELDQVVELLSRQTATLEEEVGAFKV, from the coding sequence ATGTTCAAAGCTCTCAAGTTACGCTGGAAAATCCTTTTCGGAATGATCGGCCTCTCGGTCCTGGCTCTGGCGGTAACGCTTTTTATCGTCTCCGGCCTCAACCAGCGGCAGCTTGCGGGGGCAATGCAGCAGCGGGTAGAAGAGGTTACCAACTTCGTCGAGCAGAGCATCGACTTCAAAGAGCGGGAAATCAGCAACTACATCAAGCTCCTCGGCCGCAACACCGACCTGGTCAACGCTGTCTACTATACGGCCCTGACCGGCGAGAACACACAGATCGACAAGGTCGTTCAGGGAATCCAGGAAATTTTCCAGCTCGACATGGTCCAGGTCCGGGACAAGCAGGGAGAGATTCTGCTGCGGACCCTGACCGGCAACAACGAAATTCCTGCCAGCACCGGCGTCGATCATCCCTTGCTGCAGACCGCCCTCGGCGGCAGCGAAGCCAATGGCGTCACCATGTTCGACGGCCAGCTTTCCATCGTCAGTGTCGCCCCGGTCCGGCTGCAGAACGAGGTCATCGGCCTGCTGATCGGGATCGATTTCCTTGACGACAGCTTTGCCGGCGAGATCCACGCCCTAAGTGGTGCCGAGGTCGCCTTCTATGACTCCGACGGGATCGTCGCCACCTCCAACCCGGCGCTGCGCAGCCTGCCGCTCCAGGAGATCCTCCAGACCGGCCACGGCAAGACCGACATCGGCGGGGTCCCCTACGCACTCTTCACCGCCAAGTTCGGCAACGACGGCCGCGGACTGCTGATGGCCATCGACAGTTCGCAGAGCGTTGCGGCCCGCAAGCATATGCAGGAAGTCCTCTTTGTCATCCTGCTCGTCGTCTCCGCGCTCGCCACCCTGGTCGGACTGGCGATTTCCAGCAACATCACCCGTCCCCTCGCCGAGGTCGTCCACAATCTGGAGGAGATTGCCCAGGGGGAAGGCGACCTGACCCGGGCGCTGGTGGTTCGTTCCCGGGACGAAGTCGGCATTCTGGCCGAAAATTTCAACCGCTTCGTGGCACGCCTGCGGGAGATGGTCAGCCGCACCCGCTCGGTCTCCGGCGGCCTCAACGAGGCGACGGAGAAGATCCGCCTCTCTTCCAGCCAGGTGAACGAGGGGGCCGTCCGACAGTCCCAGGCCCTTGAAGAATCGTTCCGCGCCATCAAGGGAATCGAAGAGAGCATTTCCGGCGTCGCCGAAAGTACCGGTTTTCTGGTCGAATCCGCCGAGGAGAGTTCCTCGGCGACCCTGGAACTTGGCGCCACCATCGAAGAGATCGCCTCGCAGATGGAGAAACTCTTCGCCACCGTCGACGAGGTCTCCAGTTCGATCAACGAGATGTCGGTGGCCAGCCAGCAGATCACGGAAAATGTCGAGATTCTCTCCTCGTCGACGGAGGTGACCGCCTCCTCCATTATCGAGCTCGATGCCTCGATCAAGGAGATCGAGGAGAATGCCGAGCGTACCAATCAGCTCTCCGAGGAAGCGGCCAAGGACGCCCAGAAGGGGAAAGAGGCGGTCGACGCGACCCTCGAGGGGATCAACTCGATCCGCGAGATGGTCGACCGGGCGAGCGGTGCCATCCAGGACCTCGGCAGCCAGTCCAACGCCATCGGCAAGATCCTGACGGTGATCGACGAGGTTGCCGACCAGACCAGCCTGCTCGCCCTCAATGCCGCCATCATTGCGGCCCAGGCCGGAGAGCACGGCAAGGGGTTTGCCGTCGTTGCCGACGAAATCCGGGAGCTGGCCGAGCGGACCGCGGTCTCGACCCGGGAAATCGGCGCCATTATCGGCAACCTGCAGAGCGGCACCCGGGACGCGGTTTCGGCCATGCGCGCCGGCAGCGAGCGGGTCCACCAGGAGGTGGAACGTTCCAAGGGGACCGGGATCGCCCTCGACAAGATCCGCACCAGCACCACCAAGGCGACCGAACAGGTGCGCAGCATCGTCCGCGCGACCCAGGAACAATCCCGGGGCAGCCGCCAGATTACCGATTCGATCAACCAGGTCGCCTCGATGCTCGGCCAGATTGCGGCCGCCATCAAGCAGCAGACCGACGGCACCAAGCAGCTGGCCCGCGCGGCCGAAGCGATGAAGGAGATCGCCTCGCAGGGAAAACTGAGTACCGGCGAACAGGCCAAGGGGAGCCGCCAGATCAATGCCAGCATGGAAAAGATTCGCGATATGATCGAGCGGATCGATGAGGCGACCCGCGAGCAGACCCAGCGCAGCCGCCAGGTCGTCGATGCGGTGGGGAGTCTGCGCGGCATTGCCGAAGGGAATGCTGAGCGTACCGCCGAGCTCG
- a CDS encoding transglutaminase family protein: MVTLRRPLELLTYASCILGVAPLYLYLQPLAQIAAPAALALGIACDRRDRYPLGRHAATLLSLLLFAWYATRIDRTVLVEPVVNILVLLLAIRLVTAKTGRNYLQIFLLAIFALAGSSLLSLNLLFLPALVLLVFCVTIGLVLLCFFGSDSTIALRWKELRSVLGTALLLPAGSLLLMLFFFAILPRTEHPLWNFLNPAAAASSGFSQTVSPGAFASNAANPELVFRVESAELPPEELYWRGTVLNHLRENTWVREEPPPGEQERLRGGRPIEQTIYLEPQNDRFLFALDLPQDLTGIRSRVSSDRVSKLATATRKRVSYQATSLLGARLEPVGKVDTDFYLQLPPGISERLRATAASLAAGSSSAAEKVARTEDFFRGQQLSYATDDLPGTTAPIDEFLFSKKRGYCEFFASSFAILLRLEGVPTRLVGGFFGGTRSEFGNYYTLTGTAAHVWVEALVDGRWQRLDPSRLAQNGATILAAAGNRPQAWSHSLLDVAEYYWTRAVITYDLGSQLHLARDAGRKLRTLRPGRLAAPDFLLPGAILLFLTGTIWLGRRWRIPVERRLAQRFLRLAARRYHLKEIPATAGLESVARRLKDPRCTEFVAILSRAIYRDRRLTPVERQRLRVLLKELRRRED, encoded by the coding sequence ATGGTCACTCTGCGTCGGCCCCTTGAGCTGTTGACCTACGCCAGCTGCATTCTCGGGGTGGCACCGCTCTATCTCTACCTGCAGCCCCTGGCCCAGATCGCGGCCCCGGCAGCACTGGCCCTCGGCATTGCCTGCGACCGGCGCGACCGTTACCCGCTTGGTCGGCACGCGGCGACCCTCCTCTCCCTCCTTCTCTTCGCCTGGTATGCCACCCGCATCGACCGCACGGTTCTGGTCGAGCCGGTGGTCAACATCCTGGTGCTGCTGCTCGCCATCCGCCTGGTGACCGCCAAAACAGGGCGCAATTACCTGCAGATCTTCCTGCTCGCCATCTTCGCCCTGGCCGGTTCCTCGCTCCTTTCGCTGAACCTCCTCTTTCTCCCGGCACTGGTCCTGCTGGTGTTCTGCGTCACCATCGGCCTGGTCCTCCTCTGCTTCTTCGGCAGCGACAGCACCATCGCCCTGCGCTGGAAGGAATTGCGCAGCGTCCTCGGCACGGCCCTGCTGCTGCCAGCCGGCTCCCTGCTGTTGATGCTCTTCTTCTTCGCCATCCTCCCCCGTACCGAGCATCCCCTCTGGAATTTCCTCAATCCCGCGGCGGCGGCGAGCAGCGGCTTCTCGCAGACGGTCAGTCCTGGCGCCTTTGCCAGCAATGCCGCAAATCCCGAGCTGGTCTTCCGGGTCGAAAGCGCAGAGTTGCCCCCGGAGGAGCTCTACTGGCGGGGAACGGTTCTGAACCACCTGCGGGAAAACACCTGGGTGCGCGAAGAGCCGCCACCGGGGGAGCAGGAACGGCTGCGCGGTGGCCGCCCGATCGAGCAGACCATTTACCTGGAGCCGCAAAATGACCGGTTCCTGTTCGCCCTCGACCTGCCGCAAGATCTGACAGGCATTCGGTCCCGCGTAAGCAGCGACCGGGTCAGCAAACTTGCCACCGCGACGCGCAAGCGGGTCAGCTACCAGGCAACCTCATTGCTCGGTGCGCGGCTGGAGCCGGTCGGCAAGGTCGACACCGATTTTTACCTGCAGCTCCCTCCGGGAATCTCGGAACGGCTGCGCGCCACTGCGGCCAGCCTGGCGGCCGGGAGCAGCAGCGCCGCAGAAAAGGTGGCACGCACCGAGGACTTCTTCCGCGGGCAGCAGCTTAGCTATGCCACCGACGACCTCCCCGGAACGACCGCCCCCATCGACGAGTTTTTGTTCAGCAAAAAACGGGGCTACTGCGAGTTCTTTGCCAGCAGCTTCGCCATCTTGTTGCGTCTCGAAGGGGTGCCGACCCGTCTCGTCGGCGGCTTTTTCGGTGGCACCCGCAGCGAATTCGGCAATTATTACACACTCACCGGGACGGCGGCCCACGTCTGGGTCGAGGCCCTGGTCGACGGCCGCTGGCAGCGACTCGACCCCAGCCGGCTGGCGCAGAACGGCGCGACCATCCTCGCTGCGGCGGGCAACCGTCCGCAGGCCTGGAGCCATTCCCTGCTCGACGTCGCCGAATATTACTGGACCCGGGCGGTCATCACCTACGACCTCGGGAGCCAGCTCCACTTGGCGCGGGACGCCGGCCGCAAGCTGCGCACCCTGCGCCCCGGCCGGCTTGCCGCACCCGACTTCCTGCTGCCGGGGGCCATTCTCCTCTTTCTGACCGGCACGATCTGGCTCGGACGGCGCTGGCGGATCCCCGTGGAGCGCCGGCTGGCGCAGCGCTTCCTGCGCCTGGCGGCACGCCGCTACCACCTGAAGGAAATCCCGGCGACGGCAGGGCTGGAGAGCGTGGCGCGCCGCCTCAAGGATCCCCGTTGCACGGAGTTCGTCGCAATTCTCAGCCGTGCGATCTACCGGGATCGCCGGCTGACCCCGGTGGAACGGCAGCGGCTGCGGGTACTATTGAAGGAGTTGCGTCGGAGGGAAGACTAG
- a CDS encoding GGDEF domain-containing protein, whose amino-acid sequence MRTRFILVACIMLLPLLALGGVAFFSHERLKLHFDDVVEEAIEEKEPVIHLQVLVQSVGTPLHRFLLYGEEEDRILYQQLAGQIDALFGSLASAPFALDAEREYLAAAHQHWRELTPLAARLLADPIAGSETSLQLLRRLEGDLLVIAAELDAIHDISDSEIEAKRRAVEEVNRESMLLIAAVLLAGLATAIGSGALLARLVLRPVEDLGRGVRQFAEGNLDYRISGGGKDELGTLVTAFNGMAEKLERQQAALLRLSTRDPLTGLLNHREFFCQLREELIRARRYGHPLVLLMIDLDHFKQVNDNFGHPNGDRVLRTMAVVLRRQLRTSDLIGRYGGEEFAVVLPETGGQEAFDLAVRIRRALAAQRFDFNGEKGIQVTASFGVAAYPADADTEAKLLSCADAALYAAKHAGRDRVCWRSLTDGPGNSELSS is encoded by the coding sequence TTGCGCACCCGATTCATTCTGGTGGCCTGCATCATGCTGTTGCCGCTGCTCGCTCTGGGCGGGGTCGCCTTTTTCAGCCACGAGCGGCTCAAACTGCACTTCGACGATGTGGTCGAAGAGGCGATCGAGGAGAAGGAACCGGTAATCCATCTCCAAGTTCTCGTCCAGTCCGTCGGCACCCCCCTGCACCGCTTTCTTCTCTACGGCGAAGAAGAGGACCGGATTCTTTACCAGCAGTTGGCGGGACAGATCGACGCCCTCTTTGGCAGTCTCGCCTCGGCACCCTTTGCCCTCGATGCGGAACGCGAATATCTTGCCGCTGCCCACCAGCATTGGCGGGAGCTGACCCCGCTCGCGGCCCGGCTGCTGGCCGATCCGATTGCCGGGAGCGAGACGTCGCTGCAGCTGTTGCGGCGCCTGGAGGGGGACCTGCTGGTGATTGCCGCGGAACTCGATGCCATTCACGATATCAGCGACAGTGAAATCGAAGCCAAGCGGAGAGCGGTCGAGGAGGTCAACCGCGAGAGCATGCTGTTGATCGCGGCCGTTCTCCTCGCCGGTCTGGCGACCGCGATCGGCAGCGGGGCACTCCTGGCCCGCCTGGTGCTGCGCCCGGTGGAGGACCTTGGCCGCGGGGTGCGCCAGTTTGCCGAGGGAAATCTTGATTACCGGATTTCGGGGGGAGGGAAGGACGAACTGGGGACCCTGGTGACGGCCTTCAACGGGATGGCGGAAAAGCTGGAGCGGCAGCAGGCGGCACTGCTGCGCCTTTCGACCCGTGACCCGCTGACCGGGCTGCTCAACCACCGGGAGTTCTTCTGCCAGCTGCGGGAGGAGCTGATCCGCGCCCGGCGCTATGGTCACCCCCTGGTATTGCTGATGATCGATCTCGACCACTTCAAGCAGGTCAACGACAACTTCGGGCATCCCAATGGCGACCGGGTCCTGCGCACCATGGCGGTGGTATTGCGCCGCCAGTTGCGGACCTCGGACCTGATCGGCCGTTACGGCGGAGAAGAGTTCGCGGTGGTCCTCCCCGAGACCGGCGGCCAGGAAGCCTTTGACCTCGCAGTCCGCATCCGCCGGGCCCTGGCGGCGCAGCGGTTTGACTTCAATGGCGAAAAGGGGATCCAGGTGACGGCGAGTTTCGGCGTCGCGGCCTACCCCGCCGACGCCGACACCGAAGCGAAACTGCTCTCCTGCGCCGACGCCGCCCTCTATGCTGCCAAGCACGCCGGCCGTGACCGGGTCTGCTGGCGCAGTTTGACCGACGGGCCCGGCAATTCCGAACTCTCCAGCTAG
- a CDS encoding phage holin family protein, whose product MKGLLLRWLILTLAILAAAYLIDGIAVAGFPSALAAAALLGILNALLRPLLLLLTLPLNILTLGLFTFVINALLLMMVSGVIGGLKIQGFGSALLASLVISLVSWLLTTLVGNEGKMDVIVLQRRDEDHWE is encoded by the coding sequence ATGAAAGGTTTACTGCTGCGCTGGCTGATCCTGACCCTGGCGATCCTCGCCGCCGCCTACCTGATTGACGGCATCGCCGTGGCCGGCTTCCCCAGCGCCCTGGCCGCCGCTGCCCTGCTCGGCATCCTCAATGCGCTCTTGCGTCCCCTGCTGCTGTTGCTGACCCTCCCCCTGAACATTCTCACCCTCGGCCTCTTCACCTTCGTTATCAACGCCCTGCTGCTGATGATGGTCTCCGGCGTAATCGGTGGACTGAAGATTCAGGGTTTTGGCAGCGCCCTGCTCGCCTCGCTGGTGATCAGTCTGGTCAGCTGGCTGCTCACCACCCTGGTCGGCAACGAGGGGAAGATGGATGTCATCGTCCTGCAGCGCCGGGACGAGGATCATTGGGAATAG
- the pcnB gene encoding polynucleotide adenylyltransferase PcnB — MTPPHPLPGEETPPVILPRAEHSISRKQIDEETLKVLYRLARNGHKAYLVGGGVRDLLLGRTPKDFDVGTDATPNQVKKLFRNCFLVGRRFRLAHVRFGRDVVVEVATFRRQAQADDLPESPEDHFFFAENIFGTPRQDAFRRDFTINALFYDIETFAIIDYVGGLEDLRARRLRVIGDPLVRFTEDPVRMLRALEFAARLDFTLDSAAREAIYLRAPLIAEAAPARIREELMELFRHRVAGPVLASAQGLGLLPHLLAGYEGEEETFALLDRLDARTATGVPVDEPVALAVLFLTRFLRLCQGSAAEHMTEVVRLAGLILAPHCNYFHIAHGTRHQARELLVGFYRLSRGPGFRGERRFLQHPATPGALALFRLWTEASGSRSDLAERWQQLLEQAAAPVAAAAAGEKPAGRRRRRRSRGGRRRPPAGA, encoded by the coding sequence ATGACCCCACCGCACCCCCTGCCCGGGGAAGAGACACCCCCGGTTATCCTCCCCCGCGCCGAACATTCCATCTCCCGCAAGCAGATCGACGAGGAGACGCTCAAGGTCCTCTACCGCCTGGCCCGCAATGGTCACAAGGCCTACCTCGTCGGTGGCGGTGTGCGCGACCTGTTGCTCGGGCGCACGCCCAAGGACTTCGATGTCGGTACCGACGCCACCCCGAACCAGGTGAAAAAGCTCTTTCGCAACTGCTTCCTGGTCGGGCGCCGTTTCCGCCTGGCCCATGTCCGCTTTGGCCGTGATGTGGTCGTCGAGGTCGCCACTTTCCGTCGCCAGGCACAGGCGGACGATCTGCCGGAGAGTCCCGAAGACCACTTCTTCTTCGCCGAAAATATCTTCGGCACGCCGCGCCAGGATGCCTTTCGGCGCGATTTTACCATCAACGCCCTCTTCTACGATATCGAGACCTTCGCCATCATTGACTATGTCGGTGGCCTGGAGGACCTGCGCGCCCGGCGGCTGCGGGTGATCGGCGACCCGCTGGTCCGCTTCACCGAGGACCCGGTACGGATGCTGCGGGCCCTGGAGTTCGCCGCCCGGCTCGATTTCACCCTCGACAGTGCGGCCCGCGAGGCGATCTATTTGCGGGCGCCGCTGATCGCCGAGGCGGCACCGGCACGCATTCGCGAAGAGTTGATGGAACTCTTCCGCCACAGGGTGGCCGGTCCGGTTCTGGCGAGCGCCCAGGGCCTCGGTCTGCTCCCCCACCTGCTGGCCGGGTACGAGGGCGAAGAGGAAACCTTCGCCCTGCTCGACCGCCTCGATGCGCGGACCGCAACCGGTGTGCCGGTCGACGAACCGGTGGCGCTGGCGGTCCTCTTCCTCACCCGGTTTCTGCGCCTTTGTCAGGGCTCCGCGGCCGAGCATATGACCGAGGTCGTGCGTCTCGCCGGGTTGATCCTGGCCCCCCACTGCAACTATTTCCACATCGCCCATGGCACCCGGCACCAGGCGCGCGAGTTGCTGGTCGGTTTCTATCGGCTCAGCCGTGGCCCGGGCTTTCGCGGCGAGCGGCGCTTTCTGCAGCATCCGGCCACCCCGGGGGCATTGGCCCTGTTTCGCCTCTGGACCGAGGCAAGTGGCAGCCGTTCCGACCTGGCGGAGCGCTGGCAGCAACTGCTGGAGCAGGCGGCAGCACCGGTGGCAGCTGCTGCGGCCGGGGAAAAACCGGCCGGTCGGCGGCGGCGCCGGCGTTCGCGCGGCGGCCGGCGGCGTCCCCCCGCCGGCGCCTGA
- the miaA gene encoding tRNA (adenosine(37)-N6)-dimethylallyltransferase MiaA: protein MSNPAIPLLVILGPTASGKTRLAVAAAQALGGEIISADSRQVYRGMDLGTGKDLAEYGAVPYHLIDIADPGEEYSLFRFQKECFAAITRITDRGRLPILCGGSGLYLDAVLRGYRLVEVPENPALRAELAGASDAELAAQLRQLRPQLHNTTDLGDRQRLLRAIEIATGERALAARLPPLPQLRPRVFGLRWERSRLRQRIAFRLRERLEQGLLEEVTRLHAAGIPWERLEFFGLEYRFVAWHLQGRLNRNDMTQQLASAIGAFAKRQETFFRRMERQGVAIHWLAGQGEPVAEMLAELARQKAGPLPS from the coding sequence ATGTCCAACCCCGCCATTCCATTGCTGGTCATCCTTGGGCCGACGGCATCGGGGAAAACCCGACTGGCCGTCGCTGCCGCCCAAGCCCTGGGCGGCGAGATCATCTCGGCCGATTCACGGCAGGTCTATCGCGGCATGGACCTTGGGACCGGCAAGGACCTGGCGGAATACGGCGCCGTCCCTTACCACCTCATCGACATCGCAGACCCCGGCGAGGAATACAGTCTCTTCCGCTTTCAGAAGGAGTGCTTCGCGGCCATCACCCGTATCACCGACCGCGGTCGGCTCCCCATCCTCTGCGGCGGCAGCGGGCTCTATCTCGATGCCGTGCTGCGTGGCTACCGCCTGGTCGAGGTTCCGGAGAATCCCGCCCTGCGTGCCGAACTTGCCGGTGCCAGTGATGCCGAACTTGCGGCACAACTGCGGCAACTGCGCCCGCAACTCCACAACACCACCGACCTTGGCGATCGCCAGCGGCTGCTGCGGGCGATCGAGATCGCCACCGGCGAACGCGCTCTGGCCGCCCGGCTCCCCCCCCTGCCGCAGCTCCGGCCCAGGGTATTCGGCCTGCGCTGGGAACGTTCCCGGTTGCGGCAGCGCATCGCATTCCGCCTGCGGGAACGCCTGGAGCAGGGGCTGCTCGAAGAGGTGACCCGACTGCACGCGGCGGGAATTCCCTGGGAGCGCCTCGAATTCTTCGGCCTGGAATACCGCTTCGTCGCCTGGCACCTCCAGGGACGGCTCAATCGCAACGATATGACCCAGCAGCTGGCCAGCGCCATCGGCGCTTTCGCCAAACGCCAGGAAACCTTCTTCCGACGCATGGAAAGGCAGGGGGTGGCGATCCATTGGCTCGCCGGCCAGGGAGAGCCCGTCGCCGAAATGCTGGCCGAACTCGCTCGCCAGAAGGCGGGACCACTCCCCTCATGA
- a CDS encoding glycosyltransferase family 2 protein, whose translation MNAAPWKSYLTRRQFPGPWRLEGDPGEGFAGAVIIPALAEAASLPATLTSLAANPRQELARWLIIVVVNQRGDADPITKVENQATLARLDSADRRWDGLHLAWVDAASPGCELPPGEGVGLARKLGCDLALERLDWARRGGPLLAMLDADTLVAPNYLAALQDHFATRPEGAATVAFCHQPGENALLDAAITRYELYLRSYLLGLTLAGSPYAYPTVGSTIVCRALAYLRAGGMNRRLAGEDFYFLQQLAKTAGVAPLGTTLVEPAARLSSRVPFGTGPALEKILGGDPALTLCHPWEAFLLLRDWLTCAAGAGPETGAVELLRQAVTLAPELGDFLAATGLVSNWEKLRRNHPAQPALRRAFHGWFDALQTRRLLHRLAATGYPRATAEKVLPDLLQAAGLPPETEIGKQLALLRRLQNVRPVTASPSFFAPGDGHRGLASPCPGRKA comes from the coding sequence ATGAATGCCGCCCCCTGGAAGTCCTACCTCACCAGACGCCAATTCCCTGGCCCCTGGCGCCTTGAAGGCGATCCCGGAGAGGGCTTCGCCGGCGCCGTCATCATCCCGGCCCTCGCCGAGGCTGCCAGCCTGCCGGCCACCCTCACCAGCCTGGCCGCCAACCCGCGCCAGGAGCTGGCGCGCTGGCTGATCATCGTGGTCGTCAACCAGCGGGGCGATGCCGACCCGATCACCAAGGTGGAGAACCAGGCGACCCTGGCGCGGCTCGACAGCGCCGACCGCCGCTGGGACGGGCTGCACCTGGCCTGGGTCGACGCCGCCTCCCCGGGCTGCGAACTCCCACCCGGCGAAGGGGTGGGCCTGGCCCGCAAACTCGGCTGCGACCTCGCCCTGGAGCGCCTGGACTGGGCACGCCGGGGCGGGCCGCTCCTCGCCATGCTCGACGCCGACACCCTGGTGGCGCCGAATTACCTGGCCGCCCTGCAGGACCATTTTGCGACCAGGCCGGAGGGGGCGGCCACCGTCGCCTTTTGCCACCAGCCGGGGGAGAACGCGCTGCTGGATGCCGCCATCACCCGTTATGAACTCTACCTGCGCAGCTACCTCCTCGGCTTGACCCTGGCAGGATCGCCATATGCCTACCCGACCGTCGGCAGCACCATTGTTTGCCGCGCTTTGGCTTACCTCCGGGCGGGAGGGATGAACCGGCGACTGGCCGGCGAGGATTTTTATTTTCTCCAGCAGCTCGCCAAAACCGCCGGTGTCGCACCCCTTGGCACCACCCTGGTAGAGCCGGCGGCGCGCCTGTCGTCACGGGTGCCCTTCGGAACCGGCCCCGCCCTGGAAAAGATCCTTGGTGGCGACCCCGCTCTCACCCTTTGCCATCCGTGGGAAGCCTTTCTGCTGTTGCGGGACTGGCTCACCTGCGCCGCCGGGGCCGGGCCGGAGACCGGCGCGGTGGAGCTGCTGCGCCAGGCGGTTACGCTCGCGCCCGAGCTGGGTGACTTTCTGGCCGCGACCGGTCTGGTCTCCAACTGGGAAAAGCTGCGCCGGAACCATCCCGCCCAGCCGGCTTTGCGGCGCGCCTTTCACGGCTGGTTTGACGCCCTGCAGACCCGCCGCCTGCTCCACCGGCTGGCCGCCACCGGCTACCCCCGCGCAACGGCCGAAAAGGTTTTGCCGGACCTTTTGCAGGCCGCCGGGCTTCCGCCGGAAACAGAAATCGGCAAGCAGCTTGCATTGCTGAGACGCTTGCAGAACGTCCGTCCGGTCACCGCGTCGCCATCGTTCTTTGCGCCCGGTGACGGTCATCGCGGGCTGGCGTCCCCTTGCCCCGGGAGAAAGGCATGA
- a CDS encoding DUF58 domain-containing protein: MAVSGLLGRGNLFGLDLDLETADEIYAGIETLVIVRLKNRRRHLPACLLRFEIAGGAAVCPVLLPAGELRLPLPVTFPRRGQQPLKEIRVSSPFPINFFVRSIVLPVVGTATVFPAPRAVPRLQRDGARHAAGEVWQGKGYEGELTRIGDYLGHEPLKMIHWKLSARHGQLKVKELSSAAAPPLLVDPARLPGRGLEERLEAACWLIDAASREGRPVGLQLDAASFPAAVGRSHKLTLLGELARYGHSASAP; this comes from the coding sequence ATGGCGGTCTCGGGCCTGCTCGGTCGCGGCAACCTCTTCGGCCTCGACCTCGACCTGGAGACTGCCGACGAGATCTATGCCGGGATCGAGACCCTGGTGATCGTGCGCCTGAAAAATCGCCGCCGCCACCTTCCCGCCTGCCTGCTGCGGTTTGAAATCGCCGGCGGCGCCGCGGTCTGCCCGGTCCTCCTGCCGGCCGGCGAACTGCGGTTGCCGCTGCCGGTCACCTTTCCCCGGCGCGGCCAGCAGCCGCTGAAGGAGATCCGTGTCAGCTCCCCCTTCCCGATCAACTTTTTCGTGCGCAGTATTGTCCTTCCGGTGGTTGGCACCGCGACCGTCTTCCCCGCCCCCCGCGCCGTGCCCCGGCTCCAGCGGGACGGGGCACGACATGCCGCCGGTGAGGTCTGGCAGGGCAAGGGGTACGAAGGGGAGTTGACCCGCATCGGCGACTACCTCGGCCACGAGCCGCTAAAAATGATCCACTGGAAACTCTCCGCCCGCCACGGCCAGCTCAAGGTCAAGGAGCTTTCGTCCGCAGCGGCGCCGCCGCTGCTCGTCGATCCTGCCCGGCTCCCGGGGCGGGGCCTTGAAGAACGCCTGGAAGCGGCCTGCTGGCTGATCGACGCCGCCAGCCGTGAAGGGCGGCCCGTCGGCCTGCAGCTCGACGCTGCCTCCTTCCCGGCCGCGGTCGGGCGCAGCCACAAACTTACCCTGCTGGGAGAACTGGCCCGCTATGGTCACTCTGCGTCGGCCCCTTGA